In the genome of Hymenobacter cellulosivorans, one region contains:
- the mltG gene encoding endolytic transglycosylase MltG → MSQQPSSNTTPLWWRVGRILLVILLVAGGVVGFKAWQLLWKPNVTASAFGPAYLYIRTGASYQAVLDSLDKHELLRDPETFRQVAQWREYPAHVRPGRYLLTPDLGNSALIDKLSQGPQDTVDFTLDAFKYKPQLIRQVARQLEADSAHLRRLLNDNGLLLRRYHLDTTTILTMFLPGPYQFEWNTSATQFLDSAAAMHGRFWTPQRRQRADSLGLTPTQVHVLASIVQRETSEPTDKPIIAGVYLNRLKHGMRLQADPTLLWAIGNFGVKRVLNKDKLVDSPYNTYKHKGLPPGPITSANRSSLNAVLKPTAHKYYFFCARPDRSGFSDFAETYADHKRNARKYQHTLDSLKILR, encoded by the coding sequence TTGAGTCAACAACCTTCTTCGAATACAACTCCGCTCTGGTGGCGGGTCGGGCGAATTCTGCTCGTGATACTTCTGGTGGCGGGCGGTGTTGTCGGCTTTAAAGCCTGGCAGCTGCTGTGGAAACCGAACGTAACGGCCTCGGCGTTTGGCCCGGCGTACCTGTACATCCGTACCGGCGCTTCCTACCAAGCCGTGCTGGATTCGTTGGACAAGCACGAGTTGCTGCGCGACCCGGAGACGTTCCGGCAGGTGGCTCAGTGGCGCGAGTATCCGGCCCACGTGCGTCCCGGCCGCTATTTGCTGACTCCGGACCTGGGCAACTCCGCCCTGATCGACAAGCTCAGCCAGGGCCCCCAGGACACGGTAGACTTCACCCTCGACGCTTTCAAGTACAAGCCCCAGCTGATCCGGCAGGTAGCCCGGCAGCTCGAAGCCGACTCGGCCCACCTGCGCCGCCTGCTCAACGACAACGGTCTGCTGCTGCGCCGCTACCACCTCGACACGACCACCATTCTGACCATGTTCCTGCCGGGGCCTTATCAGTTTGAATGGAACACCTCAGCCACCCAGTTCTTGGATTCGGCAGCGGCCATGCACGGCCGGTTCTGGACGCCCCAGCGCCGGCAGCGGGCCGATTCACTGGGCCTCACCCCCACGCAGGTACACGTACTGGCCAGCATTGTGCAGCGCGAAACCTCGGAGCCAACGGACAAACCCATCATTGCCGGGGTATATCTGAATCGGCTCAAGCACGGTATGCGCCTGCAGGCCGACCCGACCCTGCTCTGGGCCATTGGCAACTTTGGAGTGAAGCGGGTGCTCAACAAGGACAAGCTCGTAGACTCGCCCTATAACACCTACAAACACAAAGGCCTGCCACCAGGCCCTATCACCTCGGCCAACCGCTCCAGCCTGAATGCCGTGCTCAAGCCCACGGCCCATAAGTACTACTTCTTCTGTGCCCGCCCCGACCGCAGCGGCTTCTCCGACTTTGCCGAAACCTACGCCGACCACAAGCGCAACGCCCGCAAGTACCAGCACACCCTCGACAGCCTGAAGATTCTGCGGTAG
- a CDS encoding class I SAM-dependent methyltransferase, which produces MTSAKEQFDRQAAHYNTQWNTWSEALLRWLLEHADAQPTDTVLDVATGTGFTALAFAPHVQSVVGLDVSTGMLAEAQKRQQEQGIANVTWLEGAAEQLPFPDASFSIVTCRVAPHHFDSVPQFLAEVRRVLQPGGQFLLADTCVLDNQPELNQWQNYVEKLRDPSHARNLEPREWRAAMEAAGLVVEKVEEAAPDGAMQLNDWLTKAGCTGEKAEQVRREFQNASVEAQQHFQIQELPGADFTFVWQRVVAKAVKP; this is translated from the coding sequence ATGACTTCCGCTAAAGAACAGTTTGACCGCCAAGCCGCGCACTACAATACCCAGTGGAACACGTGGAGTGAGGCGCTGCTGCGGTGGCTACTGGAGCACGCCGATGCCCAGCCGACCGATACCGTGCTGGATGTAGCTACCGGCACGGGCTTTACGGCTCTGGCCTTTGCCCCGCATGTGCAGTCGGTAGTAGGACTGGATGTTTCGACAGGGATGCTAGCCGAAGCGCAGAAGCGGCAGCAGGAACAAGGAATAGCTAACGTGACGTGGCTGGAAGGCGCGGCTGAGCAACTGCCGTTTCCCGACGCCTCGTTCAGCATCGTTACCTGCCGGGTGGCGCCCCACCATTTCGACTCGGTACCGCAATTTCTGGCGGAAGTGCGCCGGGTGCTGCAGCCCGGCGGCCAGTTTTTGCTGGCTGATACCTGCGTGCTCGACAATCAGCCAGAGCTGAACCAGTGGCAGAACTACGTGGAAAAGCTCCGGGACCCGTCGCACGCCCGCAACCTGGAGCCCCGGGAGTGGCGAGCTGCCATGGAGGCTGCTGGGCTAGTGGTGGAGAAAGTGGAGGAAGCCGCGCCCGACGGTGCCATGCAGCTCAACGACTGGCTGACCAAAGCCGGCTGCACCGGCGAGAAGGCCGAGCAGGTTCGCCGGGAGTTTCAAAACGCGTCGGTCGAGGCCCAGCAGCATTTTCAGATTCAGGAGCTTCCCGGCGCAGACTTTACCTTTGTCTGGCAACGGGTGGTGGCCAAGGCCGTCAAGCCCTAA
- a CDS encoding helix-turn-helix domain-containing protein codes for MKLRELRQERGFTPAELARACDVSVSYLNEIEKGKKYPKADKILSLSKVLEVSYDQLTSLTLSRKLEPISELLQSDLLKEFPLEMFGLDPVRIVELISDAPAKMNAFIGTLFEIARNYEMRQEHFFLAALRSYQEMHDNYFEELEQDVRTFIGQEKLMVAAPFATRQLEQVLTEKYGYSVDRTKLGEYASLGRLRSVFQPKTKRLLMRPGLTRAQEAFVLGRELAFNYLNLRERPYVNASFPVRSFDEVLNNFKASYFAGALLMEEENLTRDFQKLFASKKWDPSAFLDLISKYDVSPEMFMQRITNLLPRHFGLQSLFFLRFDQANANAGFMLTKELHLSRLHNPHGNELHEHYCRRWVSLRLISELRQEPLSGAPNTAISAQRSHYFGTDDEYLCLTLARAGGPNEPAVSVTVGLLCDDNLKQKVSFLDDPAIPVRIVNETCERCAIYDCEVRAAAPIEIERKQRTQEIEAAIATLVNGG; via the coding sequence TTGAAACTGCGCGAGCTGCGGCAGGAACGCGGCTTTACCCCCGCCGAGCTGGCCCGGGCCTGCGACGTGTCGGTATCGTATCTGAATGAGATAGAAAAGGGCAAGAAGTATCCCAAGGCCGATAAAATACTGAGTCTGAGCAAGGTGCTGGAAGTAAGCTACGACCAGTTGACTTCCCTGACCTTGAGCCGCAAGCTGGAGCCTATTTCTGAGCTGCTGCAGTCGGATTTGCTCAAAGAGTTTCCCCTGGAAATGTTCGGGTTAGATCCGGTGCGCATCGTAGAGCTGATTTCGGACGCTCCTGCCAAGATGAACGCCTTCATCGGGACGCTGTTCGAAATTGCCCGCAACTACGAAATGCGGCAGGAGCACTTTTTTCTGGCCGCCCTGCGCTCCTACCAGGAGATGCACGACAACTACTTCGAAGAGCTGGAGCAGGACGTACGCACCTTCATTGGCCAGGAAAAGCTGATGGTAGCCGCGCCCTTCGCCACCCGGCAGCTGGAGCAGGTCCTGACCGAGAAATACGGCTACAGCGTGGACCGCACCAAGCTGGGCGAGTACGCTAGTCTGGGCCGACTCCGCTCGGTGTTTCAACCCAAAACCAAGCGCCTACTCATGCGTCCTGGTCTTACCCGGGCCCAGGAAGCCTTTGTATTGGGCCGGGAGCTGGCGTTTAACTACCTCAATCTGCGGGAGCGGCCCTACGTGAATGCGTCCTTCCCGGTGCGCAGCTTCGACGAGGTGCTCAACAACTTCAAGGCTTCCTACTTCGCCGGAGCCCTGCTGATGGAAGAGGAAAACCTGACCCGGGACTTTCAAAAGCTATTTGCCAGCAAAAAGTGGGACCCATCGGCATTTCTGGACTTGATCAGCAAGTATGACGTGTCGCCGGAGATGTTTATGCAGCGCATCACCAACCTGCTGCCCCGGCACTTCGGCCTACAGAGCCTGTTTTTCCTGCGCTTCGACCAGGCCAACGCCAACGCGGGCTTCATGCTGACCAAGGAGCTCCACCTTTCCCGCCTGCACAACCCCCACGGCAACGAGCTGCACGAGCACTACTGTCGCCGCTGGGTATCGCTGCGTCTGATTTCGGAACTGCGCCAGGAGCCGCTTTCCGGTGCCCCAAACACGGCTATTTCGGCCCAACGCTCCCATTATTTCGGCACCGACGACGAGTACCTGTGCCTGACCCTGGCCCGGGCCGGCGGGCCCAATGAACCCGCCGTGAGCGTAACCGTGGGCCTCCTCTGCGACGACAACCTCAAGCAGAAAGTCAGTTTCCTCGACGACCCGGCCATTCCGGTGCGCATTGTCAACGAAACCTGTGAGCGGTGCGCCATCTACGACTGCGAAGTGCGGGCCGCCGCTCCCATTGAAATCGAGCGGAAGCAGCGCACCCAGGAAATCGAAGCCGCCATTGCCACGCTGGTAAACGGGGGATGA